In Asterias amurensis chromosome 4, ASM3211899v1, one genomic interval encodes:
- the LOC139936382 gene encoding pyrokinin-1 receptor-like yields the protein MDTISEGSPICNISLNMSESDAVQHEYGSTERILVTIVMPCILTFGLAGNVGFLFVLWRVTWMRTTLNFYLTHLAIADILFLSISVMSKVIGYCVSPLALDKYFMGVTGCITVHLLLDISYFASVILITLVTLERYYATCQPHLHREHSTRPRAIRFVAIVWLCSFVLACTLIPASSTFFTVCLTWPEHVEKYANYPEIMGLCFGAADWVGDFADAVHSVPFAIAMLVNIVFFSRIIAALNSMVARAQRSGFSDRSQHIRDRVSRMLVINGVIFFLCLAPFQITTLSYIFIPEAKQGDFVWTQVTRVLVFINSAVNPIVYNVTNPRYRKAFGQAFSIKYAGRGHNHLKNYLTNRASSMEMNVRGNTNNTRATCNSNALNSSTQQVGAKPTVSSF from the coding sequence ATGGATACCATATCGGAAGGGTCTCCGATCTGTAATATTAGTCTCAACATGAGTGAGTCGGATGCCGTGCAGCACGAGTACGGCTCCACGGAGCGGATACTCGTCACCATAGTCATGCCGTGTATTCTAACGTTTGGCCTGGCCGGAAACGTGGGGTTCCTCTTCGTCTTGTGGCGTGTAACGTGGATGCGAACCACGCTGAACTTCTATCTCACACATCTTGCCATTGCGGACATCCTTTTTCTCTCTATCTCAGTTATGTCCAAAGTCATCGGGTACTGTGTCTCACCTCTTGCTTTAGATAAGTACTTCATGGGTGTTACCGGCTGCATTACCGTCCATCTACTCCTTGATATCTCATACTTTGCGTCTGTGATCTTGATCACTCTGGTGACTTTGGAGAGATACTATGCCACATGTCAACCTCACCTCCACCGGGAGCACAGCACACGACCCCGGGCGATTCGCTTCGTGGCGATAGTATGGCTGTGCTCGTTCGTTCTCGCCTGCACGCTCATCCCGGCTAGTTCTACCTTCTTTACAGTCTGCCTTACGTGGCCGGAACATGTGGAGAAATACGCAAACTATCCGGAGATCATGGGCTTGTGTTTTGGGGCGGCTGACTGGGTCGGCGACTTTGCCGATGCCGTACATTCTGTGCCTTTCGCGATAGCGATGCTTGTCAATATTGTGTTTTTCAGTAGGATCATCGCCGCACTGAACAGCATGGTTGCCCGAGCACAACGCTCCGGATTTAGTGACCGCAGTCAACACATCCGGGATCGGGTAAGTCGGATGCTCGTCATCAACGGGGTTATATTTTTCCTTTGCCTCGCACCTTTCCAAATCACCACACTGTCCTATATATTCATCCCCGAAGCAAAACAGGGGGACTTCGTCTGGACGCAAGTCACCCGGGTGCTCGTGTTCATCAACTCGGCTGTAAACCCTATTGTCTACAACGTCACCAATCCACGCTATCGTAAGGCTTTCGGACAGGCCTTCAGCATCAAGTATGCCGGCCGAGGACATAACCACCTCAAGAACTACCTCACCAATAGGGCCTCCAGTATGGAAATGAACGTTCGTGGCAACACCAACAACACACGGGCTACGTGTAACTCCAACGCGCTCAACTCGTCAACGCAACAGGTGGGGGCAAAACCAACGGTCAGTAGTTTTTGA